GACCACGTGTCTAACAATCTGTAACAACAAGCGTATATACGATTGTTGTCAATCAAAGCAACATAGCTATCTGTTCGTAGATTGGCTGCCTGAAACCCTCTAAAGGTCGCGCCAATTTGCTGACAGGGCTACTCAAATTGTGTAAGATCCACAATGGATGATTGAGCATCGCATTACAACGCGATCAAATCCGACTTCCTTCACGCAGGTCTGACAAGATCAATGGAAAAACCCGCTGGTAGCCAGCAAACGGCCGTAATAATCGGGGCCGGACCGGCTGGATTGACAGCAGCTTTCGAGCTTTTAAAACACACAAAAATCAAACCGATCGTGTTGGAACGCACCGACTATCTCGGCGGCATCGCTCGTACTGTCAATTACAAAGGCAACCGCATCGACATCGGCGGTCATCGCTTCTTTTCCAAATCCGATCGAGTCATGCAGTGGTGGCTCGATGTAATGCCCTTAGAGGCGCTGGAAGAGAAGAGTCAAGTTATTACCTATCAGCAAAAGACGACATCTGTAGAGGGTCAGATTAGCGCTCCTGACCCTAAAAAAGAAGACAGAGTCATGTTATTGCGCAATCGAAAATCGCGCATTTACTTCATGCGCAAATTTTTCGATTATCCAATCAGCCTGACGCCTGCAACCGTTAAAAACATGGGGCTCTTTAAGACTGCGAAGGTCGGTCTGAGTTACATGAAAGCCAGCCTTTTTCCCATCAAGCCAGAGAAAACTCTGGACGAATTTCTCACCAACAGATTCGGAAAAGAGCTCTACCTGACGTTCTTCAAGTCTTACACTGAGAAAGTTTGGGGCGTTCCCTGCTCGCAGATAACTTCGGCATGGGGCGCACAGCGCATCAAAGGGTTATCGCTCTGGCGTGCGGTTCGCCACTTTTTCAAGAGTTCTTTATCAGCTGTAGACATCGGACAAAAAGAAACAGAAACGTCCCTGATCGAGCGATTTCTCTACCCGAAACTCGGTCCCGGACAGATGTGGGAATACGTCGGCAAACACGTTACAGAATCAGGCGGAGAGATTCATAACGACTGCAATGTCGTAAAAATCAACGTCACCGAGAACCGGGTTAAGTCAGTCGAAATAGAAGACGCGAAAACCGGCGAGCGCCGCACCTACGAAGGCGACTACTTTTTCTCGACTATGGCAATCAAAGACCTGGTCCAATGCCTTGAGCCCAAACCGGGACCAGAAGTTACGCAGATCAGTGATGGACTGCTGTATCGGGACTTTTTCACGGTCGGGCTGCTGGTCAATAAACTGAAAATCTCAGAGCAAACCACAAACGGTACAAAGCTCGTATCGGACAACTGGATTTACATTCAGGAGCCGGATGTAAAACTAGGTCGACTCCAGATCTTCAACAACTGGAGTCCCTATATGATTGTCGATCAATCCAAAGTTTGGCTGGGGCTGGAATATTTCTGCAACGAAACTGACGACATCTGGAGCTGGGACGATCAGAAACTGATTGATTTTGCTGGTAAAGAGCTCGAACACATCGGCATCATCGATGCTTCAGATGTACTGGACGCCACTGTTATCAGAATGCCGAAAACCTATCCTGGTTACTTCGGCACTTATGAAAAATTTGATGTTTTGCAACGTTTTATCGACAGATTCGAAAACCTGTTCCTGGTGGGACGTAACGGAATGCACAAATACAACAACCAGGACCACTCGATGCTTACGGCAATGACGGCTGTCGAAAACATCATAAATGGCGTAAAAACCAAGGACAACATCTGGTCAATCAATACTGAACTTGATTATCACGAAGAAAAGACCACTAATAAATCTTAACCTCAAGCTCTGGAACCCAGCACCGTGCTAGTATCGAACCGCTTGCCATGTGGTAAAAGCAGGGCAATGCTGCACCAGTGCAAAACAGATTGAACAGCCAGCAAGTGACCGTCAAAACCAGACCATCTCCGAAATTTTTAGCAGGCACCACATTTGGTTGCTTGTTCACTTTGTTCGCCTTCAACTCAATCGTCAATGCCACTTTGCCTGAGGGATTGCCAGACTATCGTGATATGACCAATGCGCTCATATCAAAGCTCCCGGGAATGCTCAAAGCTAAAGATGCCCCCGATGTACTATTGCTGGGTGCTTCAGGAATCGTCATTCCATCGGTCCGTTGCGACGATCAATTTCATCAACGCCCATCTAGATACGACGAGCAGTTCATGAAATCCGACATCTGGAAATATGCAAAGTCGGACTATTTAGCAGATCTGCTGTCGCATCAGCTGCACAAAGATGTCACCATAGATAATACTGGATCTGGTGGCTGCATTATGTCGGACCAATACATTGTTCTGAAGAAATACCTGGATGCAGGTAAACGTCCGGAGTTTGTCCTGATCACAACCGGACCGAAGGACTTTTACGACAATCTCAAACCAAGCATCGACAAAACACCCATCTACACTGAGCTTGCCGACCTTCCAATCCGCCTGACAGACATTGTGCAAGGCAACTGCAAGATCGATTCGTCAGTACCTGAAATGTCGGAATCATTGCTGCGGGCACTCTCTAAGTTTTACTTCTTCCGAGAAGACTACCGCGGTTTTCTAGCCAGAAAAACGTCCGAATTGACCGGACATCCGGAGTCCCTGGAAAAAACCCCAGAAAATCTTGCCGCCCAAAAGGCTACCGCTGGCAAAGATTCAGCGGCTCTCGCAAGCGCCAAAAAGGCAGAGCCCATCAGGTATATACCAAACACAAACCAGGACATCAAACGATTTCGCAAGATCTATCTGCCCATCAACAAAACTCAGTTCGATCAACAGATGGCCTACCTGCAAAAAACAATCGAACTGGCTAAGAGCAACGGTATTGCAGTACAAATATGCTTCATGCCACTGGCCGAAGAACACAAGAATATATTGAAGCCGGACGCCTGGGATACGTACAAAAAACGTGTCACAGAGATGGCAGCGAAAGAAGACGTCGCCTGCCTTGACCCACAAGAAGAAATCGGTTTTGAACCGGACGATTTCGAGGACAGTGCCCACTTGAACAAAGTAGGTGGCAAGAAATTCTTCAACTACCTGACTGAGAAGATTTGCAGCGACCAGAAAGTTGCCGCGTCGATCGCCCAGAATGGGGTCTTGATCGGTCAGCACTAGGCGTTAAAGGCTACTAACAATTCGCCTCCTGACAGCAGTCCAAAACGTCAAGCCTGTGGATATTAAAAGAAATTGACAACACCGCTTCAGAGCAGCCTGGAGTTACGCAAGCATTGAAGTACAGGGGTTTCCGCTTAGATTTAGAGCTAGATAAGCCGTTTCGGAAACTTTATCTAAATGCTGGAAGAGCCCGCGCCATGGTACTATCGGGACTTGCCATGGGATCTAATTTAGAGCCAAGAAAATGCTTTTCAACAGTGTCCAGTATCTGATCTTTCTGCCAACCGTCGTGCTCCTGTTCTGGTTGTCGCCACGCGCCGTCAAACTGCCACTGCTACTGGTAGCAAGCTATATCTTCTACGCATCGTGGAACCCGCCCTTTGTTCTTTTGATCATTGGATTGACACTATTCAACTTCTACTGGGGCAAAATTCTTTCCCGAGCAACGACAAACCGCAAAAAGCTATTCACCGCAGGCATCGTTGCAAATATCTTGACTCTCGCTACTTTCAAGTACGCAAACTTCTTTCTCGACACAGTAGCATCGGCAATTCATCTCGTCAGCAAACAGACCCCGGACTTCGCGCTTAATATTGTTCTGCCGCTCGGCATTTCTTTCTTCGTTTTCGAATTCATACACTATCTATTCGAAGTCAATCGAGGCGGAAAGCCTGTAGATTCTTTCGTACACTTTGCTCTCTTCGCAGCCTTTTTCCCAACGCAGATCGCAGGACCAATCAAGCGATACGACGATTTCATGAAACAGATGACGGACACAAATCCGTTCAAGCTGGAATACTTCGACGAAGGACTGCCCCTCATCGTCATGGGTCTGGCAAAGAAATTACTGCTCGCCGACAACCTGGCTATCCTTGTGCAAATGGGCTTTTCCAACCCCGCCTCATACGGTGCACCGGAGCTGTGGCTGTTCACTTACGCTTTTGCCTTTCAGATCTATTTCGACTTCTGTGCTTACACAGATATAGCTCGCGGTTCCGCGATGCTCTTCGGCTATCACATTCCGATCAACTTCAATCTCCCCTATATTGCTGCGAATATGGCAGATTTCTGGCACCGCTGGCACATCTCGCTATCAACATGGCTGCGCGATTACCTCTTCATTCCGATGGGCGGCTCACGCGTCGCAAACTGGAAAGTTAACCGCAACATTCTCATTACCTTTGCCCTGGGCGGACTCTGGCATGGAGCCTCATGGAGCTTCGTAATATGGGGACTCTTCCATGGACTGTGCCTGGTTGTACACCGTGAATTCGTCGCACTCAAGGGGCGCTTGCCTAAACTTGATCCACTGTGGAAATCGGGCGCCTGGCATTATCTCTCCATATTTCTGACATTCAACGCCGTCTGCATAGGCGACGTGTTTTTCCGCCTGCAGGACAGCAAACAAGCGTTCGCTGCAGTGAAAAAGATGCTTCTCTTCAGCCCTATATACACAGCAGAAGAGGCTCACCACTTCTTCATTGCCAAAGAAACTCTGCCAATAATCGTGCCCGTAACTGTGACCATGGTGGCAGTACTTTTCCTGGCTAATTTGCCTCTGAGCAAATTGATCAATGACCGCGCTTTCGATCGAGTGCCACCATTCGTTAAAGGTGCATTTTGCGCAGTGCTGATAATAGCCATGATCGTTTTGATTCCAACCACTTCGGCTCCATTCGTTTACTTCCAGTTCTAGGCAATCTCGTGGCACCAAATCTGACACCAACAGCAAAAGCGCTGACAGGCACGACATTCAGTTGCCTGGCGTGTCTGATCGCCTTCAATATTGTGATAAACGCCCTGTTTCCCTCCGGTCTGCCGAAATTTCAAGACACAGCCAACCTCTGGGGAACGCAGGTAGCGAAGCTGCCACCATTGATGCAATCCAGAGAAAATGCCGACGTATTAATCGTTGGAGCATCCGGGATTCTCTTTCCTTCAGTGCGCTGTGATGACGCTTTCTATCAACGCCAGACACGCTACGATGACTGGTACATGAAGTACAAGATCTGGTCATATTCCAAATCTGACTATTTCGCAAATCTGCTGAGCAAGCGCCTCGGCAAAGACATCTCCATTGCCAACAGTGCCGTAGGCGGTTGCATGATGTCAGATCAGTATTTGATCTTGAATAAGTATCTGGCATCCGGCAAGAAGCCAAAAATGATCCTGCTTTTCAGCGGTCCAAAGGACTTTCTCGATAACCATCGCACCAAGATCGAGAAAACATCTACTTATGTGCAGTTAGCCGACTTCCCGATTCGTGTCGGCGATATTTTGCAGGGCAACACTCGCTACGATACTGCCATTCCGGAACTGACTGAAGCAATTATGCAGAGCGTTTCCAGTTTCTATTTCTATAGAGATGATTACCGTGCCATGCTTGCCCACGAGACATCGAAGCTTACTCATCATCCCGAAGATTTGAAAAAAGCTATGGTCATGCTTGGCACAGAAGACAAAACACCGCTGACAAAACAACAGAAAGAAGAAGCTAAAGAACGTGCCGATGCTAAATTCGCGCCTTCAAAAGATGCAAAAGACCTGGCCCTGTTCAGAAAAATCTATCTTCCTATCAATACTGCTCAGTTCGAAACTCAGACGAAGTACTTCGAAAAGATCATCGCCCTGGCTAAAGAACACAACATTCCACTCCAGGTCACTTTCATGCCTCTGACTCCTCAGCATACGGCTGTGCTACCGCCTGAGACATGGGCAACGTATAAAAGAACGGTGCGCTCAATCGCTGAAAAAGCCCATATCGCTTGCTGGGACCCCGTGCAAGACGTGAACTTCCAGCCCCAGGACTTTGAAGACTCAGCCCACCTTGACGCCGCTGGTGGACAGAAGTTTTTCAAATATCTGACCGATCGGATCTGTGACGATCCACGAGTCTGCCAGACATTGACTGACCAGAAAGTGCTGATCGGTCAACATTGATCTGAAGGCGAGTTCGAAAAAATTTTGCGGGTTTACGTGATCAATGTTCACAGGAACCCACCTTAAATCAGGCAATGGTTGCCAATAGGATGTTCGCATACCTCCAAGCGAAACCTATTTGAGGACGATTCTAAAATGAAAAATGCAGAAATTAATCAGAAGCCGATGTCCGAACCACACTCAGCTGGCGGAGAAGCTTACGCCGCCGCAGCTCGAGACGCATGGGAAAAGCCTTCAACAGGCGCCTCAGCTAAAACCGATTCAACTGCGCGCCCAGAATCGGGCAGCGGTCAAACAATTACTAACTCTGATTCCGGACCCAAAAAAACTGGAAACGGTGTTGCCGGCCAACCAGAGGGCGGCGGTGGTCATAGAATCGAGCCCAAAGGGGAAGCGCCTACCCAACCCAGCGCTGGAGAAGGAGCCGGCGCCAGGCAGGAAGGTTCAGAACCTGAAGGAAGCACCCTTAACGGAAGTGCTGGTGCCGCAGACAAAAACAATGCCCTGAAGTCTGACGGCGCCGGCAATTTCGGAAAGCCCGAGAAACTCGATACTGCTCCTGAACAAGGCAAAGC
This is a stretch of genomic DNA from Candidatus Melainabacteria bacterium. It encodes these proteins:
- a CDS encoding NAD(P)/FAD-dependent oxidoreductase, with translation MEKPAGSQQTAVIIGAGPAGLTAAFELLKHTKIKPIVLERTDYLGGIARTVNYKGNRIDIGGHRFFSKSDRVMQWWLDVMPLEALEEKSQVITYQQKTTSVEGQISAPDPKKEDRVMLLRNRKSRIYFMRKFFDYPISLTPATVKNMGLFKTAKVGLSYMKASLFPIKPEKTLDEFLTNRFGKELYLTFFKSYTEKVWGVPCSQITSAWGAQRIKGLSLWRAVRHFFKSSLSAVDIGQKETETSLIERFLYPKLGPGQMWEYVGKHVTESGGEIHNDCNVVKINVTENRVKSVEIEDAKTGERRTYEGDYFFSTMAIKDLVQCLEPKPGPEVTQISDGLLYRDFFTVGLLVNKLKISEQTTNGTKLVSDNWIYIQEPDVKLGRLQIFNNWSPYMIVDQSKVWLGLEYFCNETDDIWSWDDQKLIDFAGKELEHIGIIDASDVLDATVIRMPKTYPGYFGTYEKFDVLQRFIDRFENLFLVGRNGMHKYNNQDHSMLTAMTAVENIINGVKTKDNIWSINTELDYHEEKTTNKS
- a CDS encoding DUF1574 domain-containing protein, coding for MQNRLNSQQVTVKTRPSPKFLAGTTFGCLFTLFAFNSIVNATLPEGLPDYRDMTNALISKLPGMLKAKDAPDVLLLGASGIVIPSVRCDDQFHQRPSRYDEQFMKSDIWKYAKSDYLADLLSHQLHKDVTIDNTGSGGCIMSDQYIVLKKYLDAGKRPEFVLITTGPKDFYDNLKPSIDKTPIYTELADLPIRLTDIVQGNCKIDSSVPEMSESLLRALSKFYFFREDYRGFLARKTSELTGHPESLEKTPENLAAQKATAGKDSAALASAKKAEPIRYIPNTNQDIKRFRKIYLPINKTQFDQQMAYLQKTIELAKSNGIAVQICFMPLAEEHKNILKPDAWDTYKKRVTEMAAKEDVACLDPQEEIGFEPDDFEDSAHLNKVGGKKFFNYLTEKICSDQKVAASIAQNGVLIGQH
- a CDS encoding MBOAT family protein; its protein translation is MLFNSVQYLIFLPTVVLLFWLSPRAVKLPLLLVASYIFYASWNPPFVLLIIGLTLFNFYWGKILSRATTNRKKLFTAGIVANILTLATFKYANFFLDTVASAIHLVSKQTPDFALNIVLPLGISFFVFEFIHYLFEVNRGGKPVDSFVHFALFAAFFPTQIAGPIKRYDDFMKQMTDTNPFKLEYFDEGLPLIVMGLAKKLLLADNLAILVQMGFSNPASYGAPELWLFTYAFAFQIYFDFCAYTDIARGSAMLFGYHIPINFNLPYIAANMADFWHRWHISLSTWLRDYLFIPMGGSRVANWKVNRNILITFALGGLWHGASWSFVIWGLFHGLCLVVHREFVALKGRLPKLDPLWKSGAWHYLSIFLTFNAVCIGDVFFRLQDSKQAFAAVKKMLLFSPIYTAEEAHHFFIAKETLPIIVPVTVTMVAVLFLANLPLSKLINDRAFDRVPPFVKGAFCAVLIIAMIVLIPTTSAPFVYFQF
- a CDS encoding DUF1574 domain-containing protein encodes the protein MAPNLTPTAKALTGTTFSCLACLIAFNIVINALFPSGLPKFQDTANLWGTQVAKLPPLMQSRENADVLIVGASGILFPSVRCDDAFYQRQTRYDDWYMKYKIWSYSKSDYFANLLSKRLGKDISIANSAVGGCMMSDQYLILNKYLASGKKPKMILLFSGPKDFLDNHRTKIEKTSTYVQLADFPIRVGDILQGNTRYDTAIPELTEAIMQSVSSFYFYRDDYRAMLAHETSKLTHHPEDLKKAMVMLGTEDKTPLTKQQKEEAKERADAKFAPSKDAKDLALFRKIYLPINTAQFETQTKYFEKIIALAKEHNIPLQVTFMPLTPQHTAVLPPETWATYKRTVRSIAEKAHIACWDPVQDVNFQPQDFEDSAHLDAAGGQKFFKYLTDRICDDPRVCQTLTDQKVLIGQH